In Chthoniobacterales bacterium, a genomic segment contains:
- a CDS encoding UbiA-like polyprenyltransferase, whose translation MTAPVARFLQFVRFSHTIFAMPFALGAMVVAAHGLPAPRIILLIVLAMVFARTAAMTFNRLADWEIDKRNPRTAGRHRLLSRAGAILTCAIASLLFVLTTAGINPLCFALSPVALAIVFFYSFTKRFTHAAQFFLGLALAVAPVGAWLAVTGAFAAPPLILALAVVLWLAGFDTIYATQDYEVDRREGLKSLVVWLGIPRALQAAQLLHAATWLALAAFGWSAGLGLAYWLGLVAILGLLIFEHRVARSLDVAAINTAFFQSNAAIGVVFVLTILVDRLA comes from the coding sequence ATGACCGCGCCCGTCGCGCGATTCCTCCAGTTCGTGCGGTTCTCGCACACGATCTTCGCGATGCCCTTTGCGCTCGGCGCGATGGTCGTCGCCGCGCACGGCCTGCCCGCACCGCGCATCATCCTGCTCATCGTGCTCGCGATGGTCTTCGCCCGCACCGCGGCGATGACCTTCAACCGCCTCGCCGACTGGGAGATCGACAAGCGGAACCCGCGCACCGCCGGTCGCCACCGCCTGCTCTCGCGCGCCGGCGCCATCCTCACCTGCGCCATCGCCTCGCTGCTCTTCGTGCTCACGACGGCAGGGATCAATCCCCTCTGCTTCGCGCTCTCGCCCGTCGCGCTGGCCATCGTTTTCTTCTACTCGTTCACGAAGCGCTTCACCCACGCCGCGCAGTTCTTCCTCGGCCTCGCCCTGGCCGTCGCCCCCGTCGGCGCGTGGCTGGCCGTCACCGGCGCCTTCGCCGCGCCGCCGCTCATTCTCGCGCTGGCCGTCGTGCTCTGGCTGGCGGGCTTCGACACGATCTACGCGACGCAGGATTACGAGGTCGACCGCCGCGAGGGCCTGAAATCGCTCGTCGTCTGGCTCGGCATTCCCCGCGCGCTGCAGGCCGCGCAGCTCCTCCACGCCGCCACGTGGCTTGCCCTCGCGGCCTTCGGCTGGAGCGCCGGCCTCGGCCTCGCCTACTGGCTCGGGCTGGTCGCGATCCTCGGCCTGCTCATCTTCGAACACCGGGTCGCCCGCTCCCTCGATGTCGCCGCGATCAACACGGCCTTCTTCCAATCGAACGCCGCCATCGGCGTCGTCTTCGTGCTGACCATCCTCGTCGATCGCCTTGCCTGA